From the genome of Streptacidiphilus rugosus AM-16, one region includes:
- a CDS encoding thioesterase family protein: MTADAFFLPLGDAREGRFLATAATRGPWSPDSQHAGPPAALLGRAVERRPGAREGFRVVRMTFEILRPVPLGEVTVAVREAETGRSVERVEAELRAADGRVAMRVAALRIRVGEAGTAPTVEPPVTVPGPDESPVMSFPLPWDEGYHTSVETRFARGSATEPGPACAWFRMRVPLLPDEEPSGLVRVLVAADSGNGVSGELDIRRHVYVNPDLTVHLRRPPVGEWVGLDARTAIDEAGIGVADAQLLDAKGVIGRSAQSLFVNPR; encoded by the coding sequence ATGACCGCTGACGCCTTCTTCCTGCCCCTCGGCGACGCCCGCGAAGGCCGCTTTCTCGCCACCGCCGCGACCCGCGGGCCCTGGTCGCCCGACTCCCAGCATGCCGGGCCGCCCGCCGCGCTGCTGGGCCGGGCGGTGGAGCGGCGCCCCGGTGCGCGGGAGGGGTTCCGGGTGGTGCGGATGACCTTCGAGATCCTGCGGCCGGTGCCGCTCGGCGAGGTCACCGTCGCGGTGCGGGAGGCGGAGACCGGGCGGAGCGTGGAGCGGGTGGAGGCGGAACTGCGGGCCGCCGACGGCCGGGTGGCGATGCGCGTCGCCGCGCTGCGGATCCGCGTCGGCGAAGCGGGCACAGCGCCGACGGTCGAGCCGCCGGTGACCGTACCGGGGCCGGACGAGTCCCCGGTCATGAGCTTCCCGCTGCCGTGGGACGAGGGCTACCACACGTCGGTGGAGACGCGCTTCGCCCGCGGCTCGGCGACCGAGCCCGGCCCGGCCTGCGCCTGGTTCCGGATGCGGGTGCCGCTGCTGCCGGACGAGGAGCCCTCCGGGCTGGTCCGGGTGCTGGTCGCCGCCGACTCCGGCAACGGCGTCTCGGGCGAACTGGACATCCGCCGCCACGTCTACGTCAACCCCGACCTCACCGTGCACCTGCGGCGACCGCCGGTCGGCGAATGGGTCGGCCTCGACGCGCGCACCGCCATCGACGAAGCCGGCATCGGCGTCGCCGACGCGCAGTTGCTGGACGCCAAGGGCGTCATCGGCCGCTCGGCGCAGAGTCTCTTCGTCAACCCGCGCTGA
- a CDS encoding exodeoxyribonuclease III, with translation MDRSVIITTANVNGLRAASTKGYVEWLAATRADVICLQEVRAEPEQLLAEVAEPAGWHVLWAPSKTAKGRAGVAVLSRVEPERRKIGFGSDEFDGSGRYAEIDLPGLTVASLYLPSGDVGTPRQDEKERFMAEFVDHLKVMRERAAAQGREVVVCGDWNIAHREADLKNWKANQKKAGFLPEERAWLSRVFDEVGYVDTVRRLHPDVAGPYTWWSYRGRAFDADSGWRIDYVTATAGLASLATSAVVERAATHPERWSDHAPVTVEFDFTIQPR, from the coding sequence ATGGACCGCTCGGTGATCATCACCACCGCCAACGTCAACGGCCTGCGCGCCGCCTCCACCAAGGGCTACGTCGAGTGGCTCGCCGCGACCAGGGCGGACGTGATCTGCCTCCAGGAGGTCCGCGCGGAGCCCGAGCAGCTGCTCGCCGAGGTCGCCGAGCCGGCCGGCTGGCACGTCCTGTGGGCCCCGTCGAAGACGGCCAAGGGCCGCGCGGGCGTGGCGGTGCTGTCCCGGGTGGAGCCGGAGCGGCGGAAGATCGGTTTCGGCTCGGACGAGTTCGACGGCTCGGGCCGCTACGCCGAGATCGACCTGCCCGGCCTCACGGTGGCCAGCCTCTACCTGCCCTCGGGCGATGTCGGCACGCCGCGGCAGGACGAGAAGGAACGCTTCATGGCGGAGTTCGTCGACCACCTGAAGGTGATGCGCGAGCGCGCCGCCGCCCAGGGCCGCGAGGTCGTCGTCTGCGGCGACTGGAACATCGCCCACCGGGAGGCGGACCTCAAGAACTGGAAGGCCAACCAGAAGAAGGCCGGTTTCCTCCCCGAGGAGCGCGCCTGGCTGTCCCGGGTCTTCGACGAGGTCGGCTACGTGGACACCGTGCGCCGGCTCCACCCCGACGTCGCGGGCCCGTACACCTGGTGGTCCTACCGCGGGCGCGCCTTCGACGCGGACTCCGGCTGGCGCATCGACTACGTCACCGCCACCGCCGGGCTCGCCTCCCTGGCCACCTCGGCCGTGGTCGAGCGCGCCGCCACCCACCCCGAGCGCTGGAGCGACCACGCACCGGTGACGGTCGAGTTCGACTTCACCATCCAGCCCCGCTAG
- a CDS encoding DMT family transporter gives MLSHSRAGLAWGLLGVTAFSFTVPFTRVAVAEGGMAPLFIGGGRAVIAALLAAAALAFTRQRLPRGVQWARLAVVAGGVVVGFPVLTSFALATASAGHSAVVIALLPAATAVLAVLRGHERPPTRFWVLAAVGATAALLFASVQGAAFSGLHWSDLLLLGAVLAAGIGYAEGGLLARQLGAWQTISWALVLSSPLMLLLTLFSMRQHPPTGTPLQWAAFGYLGVVSMFLGFFAWYRGLAVGPMTQVSQVQLVQPVLTICWAASFLGEPLTWPVVLGGLTVIAGAGAAVRTRLGRTATGTAKATAPQRAETPERAGAPRG, from the coding sequence GTGCTATCCCACTCCAGAGCCGGTCTCGCCTGGGGACTGCTCGGGGTCACGGCCTTCTCGTTCACCGTCCCCTTCACCCGGGTGGCGGTCGCCGAGGGCGGCATGGCGCCGCTGTTCATCGGCGGCGGCCGGGCGGTGATAGCCGCGCTGCTCGCGGCCGCCGCCCTCGCGTTCACCCGGCAGCGCCTGCCGCGCGGCGTCCAGTGGGCCAGGCTGGCCGTGGTCGCGGGCGGCGTGGTCGTCGGCTTCCCGGTGCTCACCTCCTTCGCGCTGGCCACCGCCTCGGCCGGCCACAGCGCCGTCGTCATCGCCCTGCTGCCCGCCGCGACCGCGGTGCTGGCGGTACTGCGCGGCCACGAGCGGCCGCCGACCCGGTTCTGGGTCCTGGCCGCGGTCGGTGCGACGGCGGCCCTCCTCTTCGCCTCCGTGCAGGGGGCCGCGTTCAGCGGTCTGCACTGGTCGGACCTGCTGCTGCTCGGCGCCGTGCTGGCGGCCGGTATCGGCTACGCCGAAGGCGGCCTGCTGGCCCGTCAGCTCGGGGCGTGGCAGACGATCTCCTGGGCGCTGGTGCTCTCTTCGCCGCTGATGCTGCTGCTGACCCTCTTCTCGATGCGGCAGCATCCGCCGACCGGCACCCCGCTCCAGTGGGCGGCGTTCGGCTACCTGGGCGTGGTGAGCATGTTCCTGGGCTTCTTCGCCTGGTACCGCGGGCTCGCGGTCGGGCCGATGACGCAGGTGAGCCAGGTGCAGCTGGTCCAGCCGGTGCTGACGATCTGCTGGGCCGCCTCGTTCCTCGGCGAGCCGCTCACCTGGCCGGTCGTCCTCGGCGGCCTCACCGTGATCGCCGGCGCCGGCGCCGCCGTCCGCACCCGGCTCGGCCGGACGGCGACGGGGACGGCGAAGGCCACCGCGCCCCAACGGGCGGAGACGCCGGAGCGGGCCGGAGCGCCGCGAGGGTGA
- a CDS encoding aminotransferase-like domain-containing protein, whose amino-acid sequence MDNDSSSRIAAELREWIETAAPGAKLPSTRALVARYGASPVTVQKALRALTAQGLVESRTGIGTFVRAIRVARPHDYGWQTGALGSPQNRMPQLSSALRTLPNDVIALHSGYPDRELLPERLVRSAFTRAARGDAAVSRPPAAGLPELQAWFAAELGGATRAGAAPPTPGDVVVFPGSQSGLSTAFRALVGAGRPLLLESPTYWGAILAAAQAGVQVVPVPSGPQGPDVDELARAFERTGARAFYAQPNFANPTGARWSPALAEQVLDLVRSHGAFLVEDDWAHDFGITADPAPIAAQDDGGHVVYLRSLTKSVSPSVRIAAVVARGPARERILADAQAESMYVSGLLQAVALDVVTQPAWRTHLRHLRHQLAARRDLLVGALREHAPGAVIEAVPQGGLNLWARLPDSTDLPRLARDCESAGVVIAPGDEWFPAEPTGKHLRLNYSGPNPGAFPDGARAIGRALSEQEGSRRG is encoded by the coding sequence ATGGACAACGATAGCAGCTCGCGGATCGCCGCCGAGCTCCGCGAGTGGATCGAGACCGCCGCGCCGGGCGCGAAACTGCCGTCCACCCGGGCGCTCGTCGCCCGGTACGGAGCGAGCCCGGTCACCGTGCAGAAGGCGCTGCGCGCCCTCACCGCGCAGGGCCTGGTGGAGAGCCGGACGGGGATCGGCACCTTCGTCCGCGCGATCCGCGTGGCGCGCCCTCATGACTACGGATGGCAGACCGGGGCGCTCGGCTCTCCGCAGAACCGGATGCCGCAGCTGTCCTCCGCGCTGCGGACCCTGCCCAACGACGTGATCGCGCTCCACTCGGGCTACCCGGACCGGGAGTTGCTGCCCGAGCGGCTGGTGCGGTCCGCCTTCACCCGCGCGGCTCGCGGCGACGCGGCGGTGAGCCGGCCCCCGGCCGCCGGACTGCCGGAGCTGCAGGCGTGGTTCGCGGCGGAGCTCGGCGGCGCGACGCGGGCCGGAGCGGCGCCGCCGACGCCCGGCGACGTCGTCGTCTTCCCCGGCAGCCAGAGCGGACTGAGCACCGCCTTCCGCGCTCTGGTCGGGGCCGGCCGGCCGCTGCTGCTGGAGTCGCCGACCTACTGGGGGGCGATCCTGGCCGCCGCACAGGCGGGCGTGCAGGTCGTGCCCGTCCCGAGCGGACCGCAGGGCCCCGACGTCGACGAGCTGGCCCGGGCCTTCGAGCGGACCGGGGCCCGCGCCTTCTACGCCCAGCCGAACTTCGCCAACCCCACGGGTGCGCGCTGGTCGCCGGCGCTGGCGGAGCAGGTCCTCGACCTGGTGCGCAGCCACGGCGCGTTCCTCGTCGAGGACGACTGGGCCCACGACTTCGGCATCACCGCGGACCCGGCGCCGATCGCCGCACAGGACGACGGCGGGCACGTCGTCTATCTGCGCTCCCTGACCAAGAGCGTCTCCCCCTCCGTCCGCATCGCCGCCGTCGTCGCCCGCGGCCCGGCCAGGGAGCGGATCCTGGCGGACGCCCAGGCGGAGTCCATGTACGTCAGCGGCCTCCTCCAGGCCGTCGCGCTCGACGTGGTCACCCAGCCGGCGTGGCGCACCCACCTGCGTCACCTCCGTCACCAACTCGCCGCCCGCCGGGACCTCCTGGTCGGCGCGCTGCGCGAGCACGCGCCCGGGGCCGTGATCGAGGCCGTGCCACAGGGCGGCCTCAACCTCTGGGCGCGCCTTCCGGACAGCACCGACCTGCCGCGCCTCGCCCGCGACTGCGAGTCGGCGGGCGTCGTGATCGCCCCCGGCGACGAGTGGTTCCCCGCGGAGCCGACAGGGAAGCACCTGCGGCTGAACTACTCCGGCCCGAACCCCGGCGCCTTCCCCGACGGCGCCCGGGCCATCGGCCGGGCCCTGTCCGAGCAGGAGGGCTCGCGTCGCGGCTGA
- a CDS encoding alkaline phosphatase family protein, with the protein MRPKSRLFTACTVAAAGAAIAAVALAPQAGAQAASPKADAVHAQLAASTLPTYSHVVVVMEENHAYNEIIGSSSAPYINSLANGGALMTQSFAVTHPSEPNYMALFAGSTFGLSSDKCPVSEGTTANLGSELLAAGDTFKGYSEGLPSTGSTVCTSGKYARKHSPWINFSNVPGADSVPFTSFPSSSNYASLPTLSFVIPNLNDDMHDGTVAAGDTWLKNNLSAYATWAKANNSLLIVTWDEDDSTESNQIATIFSGANVVTGQYSEKINHYNVLSTLEQMYGLAKTGSAASATPITDIWG; encoded by the coding sequence ATGCGTCCCAAGTCCCGCCTCTTCACCGCCTGCACCGTTGCCGCGGCCGGCGCCGCGATCGCGGCCGTCGCGCTCGCGCCGCAGGCCGGTGCGCAGGCCGCCTCGCCCAAGGCCGACGCCGTGCACGCCCAGCTCGCCGCCTCGACCCTGCCCACCTACTCGCACGTCGTTGTGGTCATGGAGGAGAACCACGCGTACAACGAGATCATCGGCAGCAGCTCCGCGCCCTACATCAACTCGCTGGCCAACGGCGGCGCGCTGATGACGCAGTCCTTCGCCGTCACCCACCCGAGCGAGCCCAACTACATGGCGCTCTTCGCGGGCAGCACCTTCGGTCTCTCCTCCGACAAGTGCCCGGTCAGCGAGGGCACCACCGCCAACCTGGGCTCCGAGCTGCTGGCCGCCGGGGACACCTTCAAGGGCTACTCCGAGGGCCTGCCGAGCACCGGTTCGACCGTCTGCACCTCCGGCAAGTACGCGCGCAAGCACTCCCCGTGGATCAACTTCAGCAACGTCCCCGGCGCGGACTCGGTGCCCTTCACCTCGTTCCCGTCCAGCTCCAACTACGCGAGCCTGCCGACGCTCTCGTTCGTCATCCCGAACCTGAACGACGACATGCACGACGGCACCGTCGCCGCGGGCGACACCTGGCTGAAGAACAACCTGTCCGCCTACGCCACCTGGGCCAAGGCCAACAACAGCCTGCTGATCGTCACCTGGGACGAGGACGACTCGACCGAGAGCAACCAGATCGCGACCATCTTCTCCGGCGCGAACGTCGTCACCGGCCAGTACTCCGAGAAGATCAACCACTACAACGTGCTCTCCACCCTGGAGCAGATGTACGGCCTGGCCAAGACCGGCAGCGCCGCGTCCGCCACGCCGATCACCGACATCTGGGGCTGA
- a CDS encoding EfeM/EfeO family lipoprotein, with amino-acid sequence MSARPRFRRPLLAGALALTVAGGALAVALGSDDAPATAAPAPLTVSVDRHSCGAPPARLPAGPVAFDVTDAAPTFVTVYLTDPTGARAFAEIRWLGPRHTLPLTGSPAAGRYALRCVFSDGPVVTSAPFAVTGQASGAESGYRPMTSTDLEQPVTGYRAWVSAALPGLLAAARTLDADVARGDLPAARSDWLPAHLAYERLGAAYNSFGDFDGSIDGRPDGLPDGVDDSGWTGFLAIEHALWHGAPAGRVRPLTQKLVADVTGLIADFPSEDIDSEDLPLRTHEILENALQFQLTGHDDQGAGTTLATLDANVQGTQEVLSLLTPLLRERDPGLVDGLEGQLTALRAELAAARAGQASWPAAAGLDRSTRERLDGALGALLEQLARIPNLLAARNDA; translated from the coding sequence TTGTCCGCTCGTCCCCGGTTCCGCCGCCCGCTGCTCGCCGGGGCTCTCGCCCTGACGGTGGCGGGCGGCGCCCTCGCCGTCGCGCTCGGCTCCGACGACGCCCCGGCCACCGCCGCACCGGCCCCGCTCACCGTCAGCGTCGACCGGCACAGCTGCGGCGCGCCGCCGGCCCGCCTGCCCGCCGGCCCGGTCGCCTTCGACGTCACCGACGCCGCGCCGACCTTCGTCACGGTCTACCTGACCGACCCCACCGGCGCGCGCGCCTTCGCCGAGATCCGCTGGCTCGGCCCGCGCCACACGCTGCCGCTGACCGGCTCGCCGGCCGCCGGGCGCTACGCGCTGCGCTGCGTCTTCTCCGACGGCCCGGTGGTGACCTCCGCACCCTTCGCGGTCACCGGGCAGGCGTCCGGCGCCGAGTCCGGGTACCGGCCGATGACCAGCACCGATCTGGAGCAACCTGTCACCGGCTACCGGGCGTGGGTCTCCGCCGCGCTGCCCGGACTGCTGGCCGCGGCCCGCACGCTGGACGCCGACGTCGCCCGTGGCGACCTGCCCGCCGCGCGCTCCGACTGGCTGCCCGCGCACCTCGCCTACGAGCGGCTCGGCGCGGCGTACAACTCCTTCGGCGACTTCGACGGCTCGATCGACGGCCGCCCCGACGGGCTGCCGGACGGGGTGGACGACTCCGGCTGGACCGGTTTCCTGGCGATCGAGCACGCACTGTGGCACGGCGCCCCCGCCGGGCGGGTGCGGCCGCTGACGCAGAAGCTGGTGGCCGACGTCACCGGGCTGATCGCCGACTTCCCCAGCGAGGACATCGACTCCGAGGACCTGCCGCTGCGCACGCACGAGATCCTCGAGAACGCCCTGCAGTTCCAGCTCACCGGCCACGACGACCAGGGCGCGGGCACCACGCTGGCGACGCTGGACGCGAACGTCCAGGGCACCCAGGAGGTGCTGTCGCTGCTCACGCCGCTGCTGCGGGAGCGCGACCCGGGCCTGGTCGACGGCCTGGAGGGGCAGCTGACGGCGCTCCGCGCCGAACTGGCCGCCGCCCGCGCCGGGCAGGCCTCGTGGCCCGCCGCGGCCGGTCTGGACCGGAGCACGCGCGAGCGCCTGGACGGCGCGCTCGGCGCCCTGCTGGAACAGCTCGCCCGCATTCCCAACCTGCTCGCCGCGAGGAACGACGCATGA
- the efeB gene encoding iron uptake transporter deferrochelatase/peroxidase subunit: MTMSDRQPAFGRRGFLQRATAGVVGVAALGATAADTAQAAGAVPAGSQPTGSGRVIPFEGPHQAGILTPPQAAASFVSFDVIAQDRAALQDLFGVLTDRIRRLTAGGQVPATDLASAPTDSGTLGPALPSDGLTVTVGVGASLFDDHRYGLAGLRPAKLTAMPVFPDDDMAHSTELHGDLSLQLCADSRDTVTHALRDITRHTRGAIQARWKIDGSHAAPRPTGAPRNHLGFKDGIANPDTTSAAATDALVWTHGGRGGEPAWTEGGSYQVVRIIRMLVEFWDRVSLNEQERMIGRRRDSGAPLDGSAESDVPAYHADPQGLYVPMDAHIRLANPRTPATADQQILRRGYNYERGLDLDGNLDMGLLFCCYQQDVSRQFAAVQARLAGEPLVDYISPTGGGYFFALPGVRGPHDTLASGLLRR; the protein is encoded by the coding sequence ATGACCATGAGTGACCGTCAGCCCGCCTTCGGACGGCGCGGCTTCCTGCAGCGGGCGACGGCCGGCGTCGTCGGGGTCGCCGCGCTCGGCGCGACCGCCGCGGACACCGCGCAGGCGGCGGGCGCAGTGCCCGCCGGCTCGCAGCCGACGGGCTCGGGCCGGGTGATCCCCTTCGAGGGACCGCACCAGGCCGGGATCCTCACCCCGCCGCAGGCGGCGGCGAGCTTCGTCTCCTTCGACGTCATCGCCCAGGACCGGGCGGCACTGCAGGACCTCTTCGGCGTCCTGACCGACCGCATCCGCCGCCTCACCGCCGGCGGCCAGGTCCCGGCGACGGACCTCGCCTCGGCCCCGACCGACAGCGGCACCCTCGGTCCGGCGCTGCCCTCGGACGGACTGACCGTCACCGTCGGCGTCGGCGCGTCCCTGTTCGACGACCACCGGTACGGCCTCGCCGGGCTGCGCCCGGCCAAGCTGACCGCCATGCCGGTCTTCCCCGACGACGACATGGCCCACTCCACCGAACTGCACGGCGACCTCTCGCTGCAGCTGTGCGCGGACTCGCGCGACACGGTCACCCACGCGCTGCGGGACATCACCCGGCACACCCGGGGCGCGATCCAGGCGCGCTGGAAGATCGACGGCAGCCACGCGGCCCCGCGCCCGACCGGCGCCCCGCGCAACCACCTCGGCTTCAAGGACGGGATCGCCAACCCGGACACCACCAGCGCCGCCGCCACCGACGCCCTGGTGTGGACCCACGGCGGCAGGGGCGGCGAGCCGGCCTGGACCGAGGGCGGCTCCTACCAGGTGGTCCGCATCATCCGGATGCTGGTGGAGTTCTGGGACCGGGTCTCGCTGAACGAGCAGGAACGCATGATCGGCCGCCGCCGTGACTCCGGTGCGCCGCTGGACGGCTCCGCGGAGTCGGACGTCCCGGCCTACCACGCCGACCCGCAGGGCCTGTACGTCCCCATGGACGCCCACATCCGCCTGGCCAACCCGCGTACCCCGGCCACCGCCGACCAGCAGATCCTGCGCCGCGGCTACAACTACGAGCGCGGCCTCGACCTCGACGGCAACCTGGACATGGGGCTCCTCTTCTGCTGCTACCAGCAGGACGTCTCCCGCCAGTTCGCCGCCGTCCAGGCCCGCCTGGCGGGCGAGCCCCTGGTCGACTACATCTCCCCGACCGGCGGCGGCTACTTCTTCGCCCTCCCCGGCGTCCGCGGCCCCCACGACACCCTGGCCTCGGGCCTGCTGCGCCGCTAG
- a CDS encoding permease, with protein MSAVHAVLHALSITGSMTWAITWALILGFLLSAIVQAVVRKATVVRLMGDDRPRTLAVASGLGAASSSCSYAAVALARSLFRRGADFTAAMAFEIASTNLVLELGVILALLMGWQFTLAEFTGGPIMIVVLAVLFRLTLRDRLLREAREQAERGVAGSMEGHAAMDMSVDAEGSFRRRLVSRQGWTAVSHVFVMEWAAILRDLVLGLLIAGAIAAWVPDSFWQNFFFAGHPLASKIWGPLIGPVVAVVSFVCSIGNVPLAVVLWKGGISFGGVVAFIFADLLILPILNIYRKYYGTRMALYLAGTFYLAMVVAGYAVELVFGGLGLVPDQADATIPMDEVSWNYTTFLNIAFLLLAAALLVRFHRTGGRQMLAMMGGSPDAGHAGHAGHGGHSGHSGPGGHDEHDGHHEHH; from the coding sequence ATGTCGGCCGTACACGCAGTCCTCCATGCCCTGTCCATCACCGGATCCATGACCTGGGCCATCACCTGGGCGCTGATCCTCGGCTTCCTGCTGTCCGCGATCGTGCAGGCGGTCGTCCGCAAGGCGACCGTCGTCCGACTGATGGGTGACGACCGTCCGCGGACGCTCGCCGTCGCGTCGGGGCTGGGTGCGGCCTCGTCGTCCTGCTCCTACGCCGCCGTCGCGCTGGCCCGGTCGCTGTTCCGGCGCGGCGCGGACTTCACCGCCGCGATGGCCTTCGAGATCGCCTCGACCAACCTGGTCCTCGAACTCGGGGTGATTCTGGCCCTGCTGATGGGCTGGCAGTTCACCCTGGCGGAGTTCACCGGCGGTCCGATCATGATCGTGGTGCTGGCCGTGCTGTTCCGGCTCACCCTCAGGGACCGCCTGCTGCGCGAGGCGCGCGAGCAGGCCGAGCGCGGAGTGGCCGGGTCGATGGAGGGCCATGCGGCGATGGACATGTCGGTCGACGCGGAGGGCTCGTTCCGGCGGCGGCTGGTCTCCCGGCAGGGCTGGACCGCCGTCTCCCACGTCTTCGTGATGGAGTGGGCGGCGATCCTGCGCGATCTGGTCCTCGGGCTGCTGATCGCCGGCGCGATCGCCGCCTGGGTGCCGGACTCCTTCTGGCAGAACTTCTTCTTCGCCGGCCACCCGCTCGCGTCCAAGATCTGGGGCCCGCTGATCGGCCCCGTCGTGGCGGTGGTCTCCTTCGTCTGCTCCATCGGCAACGTGCCGCTGGCGGTGGTGCTGTGGAAGGGCGGGATCAGCTTCGGCGGCGTGGTGGCCTTCATCTTCGCGGACCTGCTGATCCTGCCGATCCTGAACATCTACCGGAAGTACTACGGCACCCGGATGGCGCTCTACCTGGCGGGCACCTTCTACCTGGCCATGGTCGTGGCCGGCTACGCGGTCGAGCTGGTCTTCGGCGGGCTGGGCCTGGTGCCGGACCAGGCCGACGCCACGATCCCCATGGACGAGGTCAGTTGGAACTACACCACCTTCCTGAACATCGCATTCCTGCTGCTGGCGGCGGCGCTCCTGGTCCGCTTCCACCGCACCGGCGGCCGGCAGATGCTCGCCATGATGGGCGGCTCCCCGGACGCCGGTCATGCCGGTCATGCCGGTCATGGCGGGCACAGCGGGCACAGCGGTCCTGGAGGTCACGACGAGCACGACGGCCACCACGAGCACCACTGA
- a CDS encoding Clp protease N-terminal domain-containing protein yields MLETFSPAARRCVESAREEAVLLRHDFLGTEHLLLGLLRQDTDPAARLLADAGLTLEDARAAVRRLLAGGGPAGVDPLDADALRSIGIDLAEVTDQVESVFGPGALAAPDPAPARTATLRVRMTGRAKQSLALALRAARASRSGRRIECAHLLLGLLREGGGLARAVLLDAGVDLASLERAAEGVA; encoded by the coding sequence ATGCTGGAGACCTTCAGCCCGGCGGCGCGCCGCTGCGTCGAGTCCGCACGCGAGGAGGCCGTCCTCCTCCGCCACGACTTCCTCGGCACCGAGCACCTGCTGCTGGGCCTGCTGCGGCAGGACACCGACCCGGCGGCCCGGCTGCTCGCCGACGCGGGCCTCACCCTGGAGGACGCCAGGGCCGCCGTCCGACGGCTCCTCGCCGGCGGCGGACCGGCCGGCGTCGACCCGCTGGACGCGGACGCGCTGCGCAGCATCGGGATCGATCTCGCCGAGGTCACCGACCAGGTCGAGTCCGTCTTCGGCCCCGGCGCCCTCGCCGCACCCGACCCGGCCCCGGCAAGGACCGCGACCCTCCGCGTCCGGATGACCGGACGCGCCAAGCAGAGCCTCGCCCTCGCACTGCGCGCCGCGCGGGCGTCCCGTTCCGGCCGCCGGATCGAGTGCGCGCACCTGCTCCTCGGTCTCCTCCGCGAGGGCGGCGGCCTGGCCCGCGCGGTCCTGCTGGACGCGGGCGTGGACCTCGCCTCGCTCGAACGGGCGGCCGAAGGAGTCGCCTGA
- a CDS encoding helix-turn-helix domain-containing protein codes for MSETRQLADAAGSRDPAVGLRAVRALQALAERLEALQVGNARGQGWSWQDIAECLGVSRQAVHKKYAKGRE; via the coding sequence ATGAGCGAAACCCGACAGCTCGCGGACGCCGCGGGCAGCCGCGACCCCGCCGTGGGACTGCGCGCCGTGCGCGCCCTGCAGGCCCTCGCGGAGCGCCTGGAGGCGCTGCAGGTGGGCAATGCCCGAGGTCAGGGCTGGTCCTGGCAGGACATCGCGGAATGCCTCGGCGTCAGCCGGCAGGCCGTCCACAAGAAGTACGCGAAGGGAAGGGAGTAG
- a CDS encoding S53 family peptidase produces the protein MLAASPAQAAGHGVSWSRACAVDLVPGHAFCNALHVTSVAERVKALGVTPNATPSGFGPSDLLSAYNLPANGGAGQTVAIVDAYNDPNAAADMATYRSQYGLPACTVASGCFKQVNQKGSTTSLPRNNASWSGEISLDLDMVSAIAPNAHIILVEATSASMTNLGTAVNTAAKLGATEISNSYGGSESSADTGYDSTYFNHPGIAITVSSGDSGYGVEYPAASPNVTAVGGTALTKASNSRGWSESVWNTSSTEGASSGCSAYEPKPGWQKDSGCSKRTVADVSAVADPATGVAVYQTYGGSGWAVYGGTSVAAPLIAGVYADAGAHAAIPAANLYAHTSSLNDVTVGSTAGCSPAYLCTAEVGYDGPTGLGTPNGLTAFTG, from the coding sequence ATGCTCGCCGCGAGCCCCGCCCAGGCGGCCGGCCACGGCGTCTCCTGGAGCCGTGCCTGCGCCGTCGATCTGGTGCCGGGTCACGCCTTCTGCAACGCCCTGCACGTGACCAGCGTCGCCGAGCGCGTCAAGGCGCTGGGTGTCACCCCGAACGCGACCCCGTCCGGCTTCGGCCCGTCGGACCTGCTCTCCGCGTACAACCTCCCGGCCAACGGCGGCGCCGGCCAGACGGTCGCCATCGTCGACGCCTACAACGACCCCAACGCCGCCGCCGACATGGCCACCTACCGGTCCCAGTACGGCCTGCCGGCCTGCACCGTGGCCAGCGGCTGCTTCAAGCAGGTGAACCAGAAGGGCAGCACCACCAGCCTGCCGCGCAACAACGCCTCCTGGTCGGGCGAGATCTCGCTCGACCTCGACATGGTCTCGGCGATCGCCCCGAACGCGCACATCATCCTGGTCGAGGCCACCAGTGCCTCGATGACCAACCTGGGCACCGCGGTCAACACCGCGGCCAAGCTCGGCGCCACCGAGATCTCCAACAGCTACGGCGGCTCCGAGTCCTCGGCCGACACCGGCTACGACTCCACCTACTTCAACCACCCGGGCATCGCCATCACCGTTTCCTCCGGTGACAGCGGCTACGGCGTGGAGTACCCGGCGGCCTCGCCGAACGTCACCGCCGTCGGCGGCACCGCGCTCACCAAGGCGTCCAACTCGCGTGGTTGGAGCGAGAGCGTGTGGAACACCAGCTCCACCGAGGGTGCGAGCTCGGGCTGCTCCGCCTACGAGCCCAAGCCGGGCTGGCAGAAGGACTCCGGCTGCTCGAAGCGCACCGTCGCCGACGTGTCCGCGGTCGCCGACCCGGCCACCGGTGTCGCGGTCTACCAGACCTACGGCGGCAGCGGCTGGGCCGTCTACGGCGGGACCTCGGTGGCGGCGCCGCTCATCGCCGGCGTCTACGCCGACGCGGGCGCGCACGCGGCGATCCCGGCGGCCAACCTGTACGCGCACACCTCGTCGCTGAACGACGTGACGGTCGGCTCGACCGCCGGCTGCAGCCCCGCCTACCTCTGCACCGCCGAGGTCGGCTACGACGGCCCGACGGGCCTGGGCACCCCGAACGGTCTGACGGCCTTCACCGGCTGA